In the Fibrobacter sp. genome, one interval contains:
- a CDS encoding carbohydrate-binding domain-containing protein has protein sequence MAACSDNTTTSASEDDGIATTEEVTTYTCNDGSVANSADECASGVSDSTTTTVYVCSDGTQTANASDCAATVAGKSSTSGKSATSGNDNVYDPTSSQEVIEQVVAEAVTYQEAEGDLKLTFSESGLSVENDGNSCVTVDNEKKMATISCAGNYYLSGKSSNFQVVVAASTEALVYLYLNGLDLTSASEAPFYVQSAEKVFFMLVDGTENKLADASTRTTIWKYTKNGSAKEDTTSATIYAKDDITFKGNGKLTVTGNYNNGIHTTNDLRIKDVPTMNVTAKNNAIKGKGSVDIEGGIYTIKATNGDGIKSDEGEDEGSVTDNTKGKIVITGGEFNITAGDDGIQAYNYLLLADSVSTPKITVKSSGKGIVSDNLIYINAGIVNVTASDDGIHSNMNVYFNGGETTVSAGDDGVHADSTLMINNGIVNVTKAVEGFEGWYIIAKGGKTAVTTSDDGWNAAGGSADGSTASGSQWGGPGGGGAASNSVGYIEIYGGYHYLYAAGGDVDVLDANGSVKMSGGVVILELGSGGMGGGMSSRPGSQGGSTSGSCSTNGSGGIIDTDSGISVTGGVLLGFGSQTESMVNCNSVSFTAGTAYGSNKAAFKPSVSGSMIVFSNDVGSSVSSVDVSSMSTVELANGMTYYYK, from the coding sequence ATGGCGGCCTGTAGCGACAATACCACCACTTCGGCCTCAGAAGACGACGGAATCGCCACAACTGAAGAGGTGACCACCTATACCTGCAACGACGGGAGTGTTGCCAACAGCGCAGACGAATGTGCCAGCGGGGTTTCCGATTCTACGACCACGACGGTCTATGTCTGCAGCGATGGCACCCAGACTGCAAATGCAAGCGATTGTGCCGCCACCGTAGCCGGAAAATCCAGCACTTCGGGCAAATCCGCCACTTCCGGGAACGACAACGTTTACGATCCGACTTCTAGCCAGGAAGTTATCGAACAGGTGGTGGCCGAGGCGGTCACCTACCAGGAAGCCGAGGGCGATCTGAAACTCACCTTTAGCGAGTCGGGCCTTTCTGTTGAAAATGACGGAAATTCCTGCGTTACCGTGGACAACGAAAAGAAGATGGCGACCATCAGCTGCGCCGGCAATTATTACCTCTCCGGCAAGTCCAGTAATTTCCAGGTGGTGGTGGCCGCCAGCACAGAAGCCCTGGTTTACCTTTACCTGAACGGGCTGGATTTGACAAGTGCCTCCGAAGCCCCCTTCTATGTGCAGAGTGCCGAAAAGGTGTTCTTTATGCTGGTGGACGGCACAGAAAACAAGCTGGCCGACGCTTCTACCCGCACCACCATTTGGAAATACACCAAGAACGGTTCTGCCAAGGAAGACACCACTTCGGCTACCATCTATGCCAAGGACGACATCACCTTCAAGGGTAACGGAAAACTGACGGTGACCGGCAATTACAACAATGGCATCCATACCACCAACGACCTGCGCATCAAGGATGTGCCCACCATGAATGTGACGGCCAAGAACAACGCCATCAAGGGCAAGGGCTCCGTGGATATCGAGGGCGGTATCTACACCATCAAGGCTACAAATGGTGATGGGATCAAGAGTGACGAAGGTGAGGATGAGGGCTCTGTGACCGACAATACCAAGGGAAAGATTGTCATTACAGGTGGCGAGTTCAACATTACTGCCGGTGACGACGGTATCCAGGCTTACAACTACTTACTTCTGGCCGATTCAGTCTCTACGCCTAAGATTACGGTCAAGTCCAGTGGCAAGGGAATTGTTTCTGACAACTTGATATACATCAACGCGGGTATCGTGAACGTTACCGCAAGTGACGACGGCATCCATTCCAACATGAACGTGTATTTCAACGGTGGTGAAACTACCGTTTCCGCCGGGGATGACGGCGTGCATGCGGACTCTACCCTCATGATTAACAACGGAATTGTGAACGTGACCAAGGCGGTAGAAGGTTTTGAAGGCTGGTACATTATTGCCAAGGGCGGAAAAACTGCCGTAACCACAAGTGACGACGGTTGGAACGCTGCCGGTGGTTCTGCAGATGGCAGTACCGCAAGCGGCTCCCAGTGGGGTGGTCCCGGTGGCGGTGGAGCGGCCTCCAACTCCGTAGGCTATATCGAAATCTACGGCGGATACCATTACCTCTATGCCGCCGGTGGCGATGTGGACGTGCTGGACGCCAACGGCTCTGTCAAGATGAGCGGCGGCGTAGTGATTCTGGAACTGGGTTCCGGCGGAATGGGTGGCGGCATGAGCAGCAGGCCCGGAAGCCAGGGTGGCAGCACAAGCGGTTCCTGCTCCACCAACGGGAGCGGCGGCATTATCGATACGGATTCCGGGATTTCTGTGACGGGCGGTGTCCTGCTCGGTTTCGGGAGCCAGACCGAAAGCATGGTGAACTGCAACTCCGTCTCCTTCACGGCGGGCACGGCCTACGGCTCGAACAAGGCGGCCTTCAAGCCTAGCGTCTCGGGCAGCATGATCGTGTTCAGCAACGACGTAGGGTCCAGCGTTTCTTCTGTAGACGTAAGTTCCATGAGCACGGTGGAACTGGCCAACGGCATGACCTACTATTATAAGTGA
- a CDS encoding PepSY-like domain-containing protein: MSYANKFVMAIVCALFLSVAAYADDTPIAVDQLPAAVKTFVAQKFPAQKILFAEKDSGFFEKTKYEVRLDDGTKIELFKDGTWNKVENKQKGVPASFIPKGIADYVKANYATTPVIKVDKERYGYDVELANDLELKFNEQFQLVGMDD; this comes from the coding sequence ATGTCGTACGCTAACAAGTTCGTTATGGCTATTGTTTGTGCCCTGTTCCTGTCGGTTGCCGCCTACGCCGACGACACTCCCATTGCCGTAGATCAGCTGCCCGCTGCCGTCAAGACCTTCGTGGCACAAAAGTTCCCCGCCCAGAAGATCCTCTTTGCCGAAAAGGATTCCGGATTCTTCGAAAAGACCAAGTACGAAGTCCGCCTGGATGACGGCACCAAGATTGAGCTCTTCAAGGACGGCACCTGGAACAAGGTGGAGAATAAGCAGAAGGGCGTGCCTGCAAGCTTTATTCCCAAGGGAATCGCCGACTATGTAAAGGCGAACTACGCCACGACTCCTGTCATCAAGGTGGACAAGGAACGGTACGGTTACGACGTGGAACTTGCCAATGACCTGGAACTGAAATTCAACGAACAGTTCCAGCTCGTTGGAATGGACGACTAG